From the genome of Solanum dulcamara chromosome 12, daSolDulc1.2, whole genome shotgun sequence:
CTCATCTGttttgttttcctttcaattaCTCTCTCCTCCTTATATTGTTAAATTAGTGTATTTTACAACACTTGTATCTTTTTTAAAACTTCATGTAAGAGTCACTAATAGAAATTAGAACACAATAccatgtatattttcatatgacttaagcaatttttttgtttgtagatatttttactatttaaaaGGTGACTTTGGATGTTAATTCagttaatttatataaaaacctataattttattaaaataacctAATAATCGATTCATTACAATTCGATTCCGTTGGTTAAGCCGGGTTTTAAATAACCATTGACACTCTTAATTGATTGCATTATTTCttgcattgaattgaaataaaaaaaaatacatcacTAATTATAGAGAATTAAAaggaataaaattttaatttttttacattATAGATTCTAatctaaaaggaaaataaatattCTACAAATGTAGATCCTAAGCGTAGAATAAAagcaaatataaataaaataagtatttatCATTAATCATGTAGATCTTAATTAGAGGGAAAGTAATTACTTTAAAATACCTCTACTTATAGTTTAACAATTCtgacaagactaaaatatttatagcaAATATTGGACATAAGATAAACATACTAACATGACTTGGAAGCATAATGAGAcaaaaataaacattttatttgGAAGAATGTATTATGTATGTACAAATTACAAGGAGGATGTATATGAGACAAACTTGACACAAGTTCATATTGCAAAAATGAAgagagctgacttagtcatctCTCTTTCAGCAATATATTTCCCTATAAAAAGCAGCaaacaagagaaaaataaaCCAGTATGCCGAAGCGTAAGAATTATGGTAATTTTTTCTGTATCGTTCCAATTTTTGTTGAATGTCCTCGGGGGATGGTATGCCGAACTGATGGAACCATGAAGTGTACATTTGTGTACTTCTGTTTGGTCTATTATGACTTATTAAGTAGGGTAGTGAGACTAATGAAGTAATCTTCACTGCATGGAATTGTTAGACCACCCATTGGATGGCTGTATCCAAACTCTTCTTTAGCCCAATGTAACAAATCTTGAAACAAAGGATGGTTCAAATATGCTATTGGAACAACAAATCTCCTACATGTTTCACCAACATATACTACAAAATGTCCCTTTGGAACATAATTAGTCGTAGTTGTTGGTGAcacacttttatttttatgtgaaATCGATCGTCGAAGCTTGCTTTTGGCATGAGCTATACCAACTAAACCTCTTCccattttttgagaaaaattaaGTGAACAACAGGGTAGGTAttctcaaaaaaagaaagaaacggaAATAGACTAGGAGGTAAGAGTGAGTAAGACTAACTAGGTTATAGCAAGGAGCTAGATAACTTTGACCAGAGGAAGCAGGCTTAGGTCACCCGTCCCCTTGATCTAGACACAAacttacttgaaaattttgaagtgttagaataaaattatattgactAGTATTTGGCAATGGTAGCTTTGAAAAGTAGAGTGAGATATATATAGGGACGCTACATTCATCAAATTATGAATAAAGAAGAGTAAATGAATTAGGTAAAACATATGGTTAGATATCAGCAAAAGATCACATGGTTTTggctaaatatatatattaagacaACATGTGCTACCACTTTAGGgtacaaagaagaagaataagcagATTGCACAACATAAAAAAATGTGATATGCTAATATTTGTATCTAGTTATTCTCTACAAGCACTTACACTCACTACATTTCAAAATTTACGATTGCTTGTTGAATACCTAATAAGTGAGGATCCCAAAGAGTTTGTTCTCTATTATAGGAGCATTGAACTTGAACTTGCATTATTTAGTGACATATTTACAATTAAAAGTCAGTGGGGTCATTGAGATAGTATATTTAGATTCTTGATATTGGAGCCTCAACTCACCTAGCAcaaatttttttattgagtCAGGTTAGTTAATTAAGATTTGTACTTGGAttctttattcaaaaattagttCCTACTTTGTTCAAGAGTTAAAATGCCTTAATTGATAGAGATTTCTTGTCGAGAATTGGacttttaactttaattttgaaCTTGCTTGCTTGTGGAGTTTATGTTATATCCATAATTGAATAACTTAGTTCGTCGAAATAGTATGAATAGGTAAGTTATTTAAAATTGTgagatttgaaattttgaaataaaatatattacttACTCCAACATGTAAAGCGAGCACTGAGCGGTATGATGATATTAGAATTGTGTACACTAACGATGTATATTAGTTAAATTCTGGTTTCTGGTTAGGTGTGTTATTAGATTACTAACAACATCTGCCACATAAACATAAATTGCCACGTCATCAACAAAAACATAAATTTCCACGTCACAGCATGACACGTGAAACCACCACAATCACCTCAGGCACCTTTACACACCCCTcatcccaccccaccccaccccacccctgGCAATACCAACACCCAATTATTTTTGCTAATTTTGTAAATTTACTTAAGAAGTGAAGATTCTTTATTTATCTTATCTATTTCTTACGCAGATTTTTAATTTCAAGAGAttcctttttataaaaaaaattaaggtaagAGAAACGGTAGGAAATTATAAGGTGAAAAATCTAATTCTCATTAACAAAATGAAAGTCAGATAACATACATATCATTGTCCATTTAAATTGGAGAGAtgtgaataataaaataaaaattaaaaactcatgagtaatatatatatatataattacattAAGCCAAGTAATTAGCTAATAAAAATCAATACTACATATAATTcttactatattaaaagcatgaaggtTATTAGAAATGTTATTTGAACTTTTGTTCTCGGTAATCAAACATTTTATTACTAGAGAGAAGCTTTACACATGTAGAGTAGCAGCAAAcaaataagagaagaaaaactATAACTCCATGCCTACATTGGTTGGTATTTGTCCACCCAAGTGCATGCTTTAAAGCAGACTCCCACACTTCCTTTCTTCCTATACCAAGCTGTCAATCAACCTGAATAGAAAACCAGTTTTCTCATGTATCCTGCTAACCATGGCAGCACACTTTCTCTTTGAAATACCTCCTGTAGAATTTGTCTTATAATAATTTGCAAAGGCCTTGTAATCCATTGAAAGATTCTACAGTTCCTTTGTAACAACCCACAACTTTCCCTTTTAGAATCCGAATTTATCTTCATAAGTATCTAAGCTTGAACCAGGTGGTTTCCTACTTGTGCTTATGTGTTAAGTTCATTACAATGAGTGAGAAGTGTATTGGaagtggtttagggtcataagagacCTCTAGTACTTAGTTGAGTTCAAAACCCCTCTACCGGCTAAGTTTTTTGCATTAGTTCATGCAAGGGTGAACTTCAAACAATTAGATCTCCTAGAATACAAATAATTAGGTggctcatgacctatcaaattaaatatctttgggtcctctttccaacgcctTTGAGTAGCCTCATTTGCAGTttggagtaaaacgttatgCCCGGTTTAGTAAAGTCCTATATGGTAGTCGCATCTTCACGACCTCCATTACGGGCCGTGAAGACCTTCACAGGCCGTGAAGGCTTGCTGCAACTTTTTTTCAGTAACTTTCTGCACGCGTTTCAGGTTTAATTTGGTCATTTTCAAAGCTTTTTAACcgtattttaagttatttttgggtgttttgaagaaatatatcattccacttacttgttttcctctcataatcattAATCCAAACAATCTAGTCTTaagaaactctctcaaaactaacctagggttcctattcttcatcaagaaccctaagactttcaagtcaaaaattcaagaatgaaAGAGAAGCCCTTCACCCAAGGTTTTTCcaagttcttccactctaagaactcCAAAAAAAGGTTTTCTTTTCTCGAGATCAAGCACCAATATTTCAAGATCAAAGGTTTCCTCTAAGAAAGCTAGTGTTTTTCGAGTTTCAATTGTAATATCAATCttccatgtatgtaaggctaatcatagcgTTAGATTGAGTTTATCCATtcgccctacatctaaattttaTCGTCAAAGACTTGAGTTGATTGTAGCCCTAGTTTTTTTGAATTTCGAATGAGTAATTTCTTTGTTCATTGAGTTCTATATAATTATGCattaagattattattatttctacacCTTGAATTCTTGAGATTGCTGTTCATAATTTCAGttacatgaaccctagttgagttgatgatcattatattaacatgcatttattttgagttgatgagAATAATTTTCATGCATTAAACTAAGTATGATTTGAAATGGAGTCTATGCAtgttttatttagttttttaaatgagttgagttttgaggagtCCCatgtcacgccctgggaggttaccctagacgtaaccggcacccgaaggccatttctgacctccgagcaaaccacctggtccagtcacacattcattcaatcacattctcctagcggaaactcaattaaagaaatactatttatatatgggggccgaaggccaaacatttacaaatccaacaaggaaataaaataagactcctcaaaataacagtttaatcctccccacactccagtctacgaagcctctattcaagtctaaaaggtgccaatgacaagcccatggctaccaacaatctaaataaaagaagagacaacaaaacta
Proteins encoded in this window:
- the LOC129876960 gene encoding auxin-induced protein 15A-like; amino-acid sequence: MGRGLVGIAHAKSKLRRSISHKNKSVSPTTTTNYVPKGHFVVYVGETCRRFVVPIAYLNHPLFQDLLHWAKEEFGYSHPMGGLTIPCSEDYFISLTTLLNKS